The following are encoded together in the Tatumella ptyseos genome:
- the flgA gene encoding flagellar basal body P-ring formation chaperone FlgA: MKALWMVASWLMVMPSYAASLDEQLVAFFSQREPDYATTLQVEVLRAPKTKMTCSSPHFQLPSHSRRWGPLTLTAQCDKQVAVIQVRVKVTGRFYLSKRTLAQGAVVRAEDIRSVMGRLDELPPNSWLVPLPLPLIALQKIPAGKVLTKQQFRQPWVIKQGETVPITFQGKGFHIAGRGTALDNAMINQSLRIRLENGQWLTATLNEQKEVIVK; this comes from the coding sequence ATGAAAGCATTGTGGATGGTAGCAAGTTGGCTAATGGTTATGCCCAGCTATGCGGCGTCATTGGACGAGCAGCTTGTGGCCTTTTTTTCCCAGCGAGAACCTGACTATGCGACGACATTGCAGGTGGAAGTGTTACGTGCCCCTAAGACCAAGATGACGTGTTCATCGCCTCATTTTCAACTGCCCAGTCATAGCCGCCGATGGGGGCCGCTGACACTGACCGCTCAGTGTGACAAGCAAGTCGCTGTTATACAGGTTCGAGTGAAAGTTACGGGACGATTTTACCTTAGTAAGCGAACCCTGGCACAAGGCGCGGTCGTTCGTGCAGAGGATATTCGCAGCGTTATGGGCCGTCTTGATGAACTCCCCCCCAACAGCTGGTTAGTGCCCCTACCTTTACCCTTGATCGCCTTACAAAAGATCCCTGCAGGTAAGGTATTAACAAAGCAGCAATTCCGCCAACCATGGGTAATCAAGCAAGGTGAAACCGTGCCGATCACTTTTCAGGGTAAGGGGTTTCACATTGCAGGGCGCGGTACCGCTTTAGATAATGCCATGATTAATCAGTCTCTGCGGATCCGATTAGAGAATGGTCAATGGCTAACCGCAACCCTGAACGAACAGAAAGAAGTTATCGTGAAATAA
- the flgB gene encoding flagellar basal body rod protein FlgB — protein MMDRLEHNLDFASQALALRTQRQQVLAANIANADTPGYQARDMPFAASLKRAISGNAVPVEGIALRLTSSGHIAGKPQSSQSIPLMYRIPDQPSADGNTVDMDRERVAFSENSVNYQTDLTYLSNQFKWLTSAIQG, from the coding sequence ATGATGGACCGCCTCGAACACAATCTTGATTTTGCGAGCCAAGCGCTCGCATTACGGACTCAACGACAACAAGTCTTAGCTGCTAACATTGCGAACGCCGATACGCCTGGCTACCAAGCACGTGATATGCCCTTTGCCGCCTCGCTTAAACGTGCGATATCTGGCAATGCGGTGCCCGTTGAGGGGATAGCATTACGCTTAACTTCATCGGGCCATATAGCCGGAAAACCCCAATCTTCTCAGTCAATTCCCCTGATGTATCGCATCCCTGATCAGCCTTCTGCAGATGGTAACACTGTGGATATGGATCGAGAGCGGGTGGCCTTTTCAGAGAACAGTGTCAACTACCAAACCGATCTGACCTATCTTTCCAACCAATTTAAATGGCTGACTAGCGCCATCCAAGGATAA
- the flgC gene encoding flagellar basal body rod protein FlgC — MLSIFDISGSALRAQSQRLNVSASNLANADSVTGPDGQPYVAKQVIFKAEPTNTTGIGGVKVSGIIDDPTPFKLVYQPENPLADDKGYVKMPNVNVVAETVNSISASRSYQANVEVLNTVKSLILKTLTLGQ; from the coding sequence ATGCTTTCAATCTTCGATATTTCAGGCTCAGCCTTACGGGCTCAGTCACAACGCCTCAATGTTAGTGCTAGTAATTTGGCGAATGCCGACAGTGTCACCGGTCCAGATGGCCAGCCCTATGTCGCAAAACAGGTTATTTTCAAGGCCGAACCGACGAATACCACTGGTATTGGCGGCGTGAAGGTATCTGGAATCATCGACGACCCTACGCCCTTCAAGCTGGTTTATCAGCCAGAAAATCCCCTCGCAGATGATAAAGGTTACGTCAAAATGCCTAATGTTAACGTTGTGGCAGAAACGGTGAACAGTATTTCTGCTTCACGCAGTTATCAAGCCAATGTTGAGGTGTTGAATACTGTCAAAAGCTTGATATTGAAGACCCTAACGCTAGGTCAATAA
- the flgD gene encoding flagellar hook assembly protein FlgD — protein MLSELSSANRLSTRATSSTSGNSSADLQDQFLTLLIAQLKNQDPTNPMDNSQLTTQLAQINTLAGIENLNTTLSSISGQINTNQSVQNTLLIGHGVMVPGDAILVGEEATTPFGFETDSAATSVTATIKDSSGNVVAQLDLGAMGAGTHTFQWDGTLDDESSAPAGKYSVSIDATNDTGAIHTSSLTYAMVYGVTPSATGAVLNLGTYGTASLDQIKQIL, from the coding sequence ATGTTATCTGAACTTAGCAGCGCCAATCGACTGAGCACTCGCGCAACGTCCAGCACATCAGGCAATTCCAGCGCTGATCTTCAAGACCAGTTTCTGACACTATTAATTGCACAATTAAAAAATCAAGACCCTACCAATCCGATGGATAACAGTCAGTTAACCACCCAGCTGGCGCAGATCAATACCTTGGCAGGGATTGAGAACCTAAACACCACGCTCTCCTCAATTTCTGGACAAATCAATACCAATCAATCGGTACAAAACACGTTACTCATTGGTCACGGCGTCATGGTGCCAGGCGATGCCATTCTGGTTGGCGAAGAGGCCACCACGCCATTCGGATTCGAAACGGATTCTGCCGCGACTTCGGTGACAGCCACCATCAAAGACAGCAGCGGTAATGTTGTGGCACAACTCGATCTGGGTGCGATGGGAGCGGGGACTCATACTTTCCAATGGGACGGCACCCTGGATGATGAGAGTTCCGCCCCTGCAGGAAAATATAGTGTCAGTATCGACGCTACCAACGATACGGGGGCGATCCATACCTCATCATTAACCTATGCCATGGTTTATGGCGTGACGCCCTCTGCCACCGGCGCAGTACTGAATTTGGGTACTTACGGTACCGCGAGTCTCGATCAAATTAAGCAAATTCTTTAA